In one window of Episyrphus balteatus chromosome 3, idEpiBalt1.1, whole genome shotgun sequence DNA:
- the LOC129913234 gene encoding DET1 homolog translates to MEWTNQHTFVPREKSMNLVHLLRDREIGIDRRYSVHRRKLKDFDADFFKCITPNLTIANVEKHFNFIRKFTPDGKYLICFSRDQQSFESYKFLGTTRVCPLLYHWKTEYVPPDCNNGLGGLIRRNIFNELFRLHWSIQLSSTFMRPLYREFSIFTEDGKYIIIASHTPIAEEHLPSYYTMGSINCMHFEYDLFSYRFYLIRLRDGSVSDTMEFQYDFIKLSHNHGVSLKGNLMVVVSLLHQTINLVKLKDGKFIRLNTLGVYPHGTDECLCKHVPEYEKCCQTLDNGLSGFKQKIVIFLYNKVMSYPIEQRPELLKMFYQRLYIYEAMQIYKLQFLDEDHLLIRYDLHKHPEVETAIAHKFFVLYNLPEDEIIKISAENAFDLLLYFVYCCDTFRDTRSLFTGRAPSSSSNNMQIRCAQQRIIHSFPRGFFDAAYRLLPQIPLAVQSYSASPYLDLNLFHYDTQLVSALERPRYSNCEPINFSDRTSKLLLFRMYFGIFNYMDNNVLQQQYRGPGGGGTVGGGAAAAAGGTAGGVSGGAVGGGAPPSAPKELLAFVFHPIEPFFISVQKLENRYVTNFHIRNEGTILRR, encoded by the coding sequence atggaGTGGACAAATCAACATACATTTGTCCCCAGAGAAAAATCAATGAATTTAGTACATTTACTTAGAGATCGCGAAATCGGTATCGATCGTCGTTACAGTGTTCATCGTcgaaaattaaaagattttgatgcagattttttcaaatgtataaCACCCAATCTAACCATTGCCAATGTTGAGAAACATTTCAATTTCATACGAAAATTCACTCCCGATGGCAAATATTTGATATGTTTTTCCAGAGATCAACAATCTTTTGAGAGTTATAAATTCCTTGGCACAACAAGAGTCTGCCCCTTGTTGTACCACTGGAAAACTGAATATGTACCACCTGATTGTAATAACGGACTGGGTGGATTAATTCGACGaaatatatttaatgaattatttCGATTGCATTGGTCCATTCAATTGAGTTCGACATTTATGCGTCCTTTATACCGAGAATTTAGTATTTTTACCGAGGATGGTAAATATATTATCATAGCTAGTCATACGCCAATTGCAGAAGAACACCTACCATCTTATTATACAATGGGTTCAATTAATTGCATGCATTTCGAATATGATTTATTCTCATATCGGTTTTATTTGATAAGACTGCGAGATGGTTCAGTCAGTGATACCATGGAATTTCAATATGATTTTATCAAACTATCACACAATCATGGAGTTTCGTTGAAAGGCAACTTGATGGTTGTAGTTTCATTGCTTCATCAAACAATCAATCTAGTCAAATTGAAAGATGGAAAATTCATAAGACTCAATACACTCGGAGTTTATCCCCATGGAACCGATGAATGTTTGTGCAAACATGTCCCCGAATATGAAAAATGCTGCCAAACCCTAGACAATGGACTAAGTGGTTTCAAACAGAAAATCGTTatctttttgtataataaagtTATGAGTTACCCAATCGAACAACGACCTGAATTACTTAAAATGTTTTACCAAAGATTATACATTTACGAAGCTATGCAAATTTATAAATTGCAATTTCTCGATGAAGATCATTTGCTAATACGCTATGACTTGCACAAACATCCTGAAGTCGAAACAGCTATTGCACATAAGTTTTTTGTTCTCTATAATCTGCCAGaagatgaaataataaaaatttcagcTGAAAATGCTTTTGATTTGctattgtattttgtttattgttgtgATACATTTCGTGATACACGTTCGCTATTTACCGGACGTGCACCATCTTCGTCGAGTAACAATATGCAAATACGTTGTGCTCAGCAAAGAATAATACATTCATTTCCTCGGGGGTTTTTTGATGCTGCCTATCGTTTGCTACCACAAATCCCATTGGCAGTTCAAAGTTATTCTGCTTCGCCTTATTTagatttgaatttatttcattatGATACACAATTGGTATCGGCTTTGGAAAGACCAAGATACTCAAATTGTGAACCGATAAATTTTAGCGATCGTACATCGAAATTACTTTTATTTCGCATGTATTTTGGTATATTTAATTATATGGATAATAATGTTCTACAACAACAATATCGTGGACCTGGTGGTGGTGGTACAGTTGGAGGgggtgctgctgctgctgctggtggTACAGCTGGAGGGGTATCTGGTGGAGCAGTTGGAGGGGGTGCACCACCATCAGCACCTAAAGAATTGTTGGCTTTTGTATTTCATCCTATTGAACCATTTTTTATAAGTGTACAAAAGCTTGAAAATCGTTATGTGACCAATTTTCATATTCGAAATGAAGGAACTATACTTAGGAGATGA